The Atlantibacter hermannii genomic interval CATCGCTGCGTCGCATGGCCGCGGCGTTACCAGCCTGCTTGAACATGTTCTGATGCCGTGGATGGATGAAGTTAATCCGCCGGAAGAAGTGGACGAAGACGCCGAATACTGGGCGCAGTTCGAAGGGCAGGAAGAGGGCGAGGAAGAGGAAGAAGATACCTTTAACCCTCAGGATCTGCCTATCAAACTGGCGATCGTCGGGCGTCCAAACGTAGGTAAGTCCACACTGACTAACCGTATTCTCGGTGAAGAACGCGTAGTGGTCTATGACATGCCGGGCACCACCCGCGACAGTATTTATATCCCGATGGAGCGTGATGAGCGGGAATATGTGCTGATCGATACCGCAGGCGTTCGTAAGCGCGGAAAGATCACCGATGCGGTAGAAAAATTCTCGGTCATCAAAACGCTGCAGGCGATTGAAGACGCCAACGTGGTGATGCTGGTGATTGATGCACGTGAGGGCATTTCCGATCAGGATCTCTCGCTGCTCGGCTTTATCCTCAATAGTGGGCGCTCACTGGTTATCGTAGTGAACAAATGGGATGGCCTGAGCCAGGAAGTGAAAGATCAGGTCAAAGAGACGCTGGACTTCCGTCTGGGCTTTATCGACTTCGCTCGCGTACACTTTATTTCCGCTCTGCACGGCAGCGGCGTGGGCAACCTGTTTGAATCGGTGCGTGAAGCGTATGACAGCTCCACACGCCGCGTCAGCACGGCAATGTTGACCCGCATTATGAATATGGCGGCAGAAGATCATCAGCCGCCGCTGGTGCGCGGCCGTCGCGTTAAGCTGAAATATGCCCACGCGGGCGGTTATAACCCGCCGATTGTGGTTATCCACGGTAACCAGGTAAAAGATCTGCCGGATTCTTACAAACGTTACCTGATGAACTACTTCCGCAAATCGCTGGATGTGATGGGGACGCCGATCCGTATTCAGTTCAAGGAAGGGGATAACCCGTTTGCCAACAAACGTAATACCCTGACGCCGAACCAGATGCGTAAGCGTAAGCGTTTGATTAAGCATATTAAGAAAGGTAAGTAACCAAGCGGGGCCGAAAGGCCCCGTTTTGTCATTGAGGAGAGACGATGGAAATCCAATGCCCGCACTGTCAGCAACCGGTTGAGGTGAACGCAACCGTTGCACGTTGTGAACACTGCCAGCAGGACATTACGCTGGAAGCCCGCTGCCCGGACTGCCATCAGCCATTGCAGGTGCTGAAAGCCTGCGGCGCGGTGGATTACTTTTGCCAGAACGGACACGGACTCATTTCAAAAAAACGCGTCGAATTCGTGCCCCAATAGCAGCTTAGTCTTTGGCAGGCGCTTTGCGCTTACGCGGCGGTTTGACGGATTGAATGCCGGTAACCTGGCTTTCTATCAGGCCGTCTTCAACCCGGGTAGTCAGTAAGTCGCCTGCTTTCACCTGTTTGGTTTTCTTCAGGACTTTACCGTCAGTGGCCGTGGTCACGCTGTAGCCGCGCGCCAGCGTCGCCAGCGGGCTGACTGCTTCAAGTTGCGCAATCGCCGTACCGAAGCGTTGCCGGGTACCGCCCCAGTCGGGCCGTGATCAGCTGAGATAAACGGTATTCCAGCTGTTGAATACGGGTTTGAGCGCGGTGAATTCGACCCTGGGGCTGTTGTTGATTCAGGCGTTGCGTCACGCGTTGCTGCTGTTGCGTTGCCAGCCGTAACCGGTTTTCTACGGCGTGATTCAGCCGCTGGTGCAGGCGGTCAAGCGTGGTCTGCTGACGCGCCAGTCGCAGTTGCGGATGTTGCTGTTGCAGCCGATGGTGCAGGCGGGTAAATCGCTGCTGGAGATTCGCAAAGAAATAATCCATCGCCATCTCCAGACGCTGCTGCTGACCCTGAATCTGTCGCAGCAGTTCCTGTTGGTTGCGGCTGACCACCTCCGCTGCAGCAGACGGCGTAGGCGCTCGTAAATCGGCGATAAAATCCGCGATGGTAACATCAGTCTCATGGCCGACCGCGCTGACGATGGGAATGCGGCTGGCGAAGATAGCCCGTGCCACGCGTTCATCGTTAAAGCTCCATAGATCTTCCAGCGAACCGCCGCCGCGCCCGACAATCAGCACATCGCACTCCGCCCGCTGGTTGGCGAGCTGGATGGCGCGTACGATTTGCGCAGGCGCGTCATCACCTTGTACCGCAGTGGGGTAAATCACCACCGGTAGCGACGGATCGCGCCGTTGCAGAACATGCAAAATGTCATGCAGCGCCGCGCCGGTTTTGGAGGTAATTACGCCAATCTGATGGGCTGGTGAGGGTAGAGGTTGCTTATGTTGAGCATCGAACAAGCCTTCCAGCGACAGTTTCTGCTTAAGCTGCTCGAACTGCTGCTGTAACAGGCCTACGCCCGCAGGCTGCATACTCTCGACAATAATTTGATAGTCGCCACGCGGTTCATACAGGGTGATATTAGCGCGGACCAGCACCTGTTGGCCGTGCTGGGGACGAAAGGTGACCCGGCGGTTACTGTTGCGGAACATGGCACAGCGTACCTGTGCGCCGTCGTCTTTCAACGTGAAGTACCAGTGACCCGAGGCGGGTTGGGTGAAGTTAGAAATTTCACCGCTGATCCACACCTGACCCATTTGCTGTTCGAGCAGCATTCTGACGGTCTGGTTTAATCGGCTGACTGTGTAAATTGCGGATGACTGGCTTAGCGACATGTGAGCTGGATCAAACTCTAAATCAGCAGGTTATTCAATCGATAGTAACGCGGTCACAAGCGATAGCAAGTATTTTTATTAAAAAATGCTAGATGCAAACGGTTACGCTCTGTATAATGCCGCGGCAATATTTTATCTGTTCTCATTCACCCAGGTTGAGATATTGCCCATGCTACGTATCGCTAAAGAAGCACTGACGTTTGACGACGTTCTCCTCGTTCCCGCTCACTCTACCGTTCTGCCGAATACTGCTGATCTGAGCACGCAGTTAACCAAAACTATTCGACTGAATATCCCGATGCTTTCCGCGGCAATGGATACCGTGACTGAGGCTCGCCTGGCCATCGCGCTGGCGCAGGAAGGCGGTCTTGGCTTTATCCACAAAAACATGTCGATTGAGCGCCAGGCCGAAGAAGTTAAACGCGTTAAAAAACACGAAAGCGGCGTGGTTACCGACCCGCAGACCGTGCTGCCCACGACCACTCTGCGTGAAGTGAAAGAATTAACCGAACGCAATGGCTTCGCCGGTTACCCGGTTGTCACGGCTGACAACGAACTGGTGGGCATCATTACCGGTCGCGATGTGCGCTTTGTGACTGACCTGAGCCAGCCTGTCAGTGTGTATATGACTCCGAAAGAGCGCCTGGTGACGGTGCGCGAAGGCGAGTCACGCGACGTTGTTTTCGCAAAAATGCACGAAAAAACGCGTTGAAAAAGCGCTGGTGGTTGACGGGAGTTTCCATCTGCTCGGCATGATCACCGTAAAAGACTTCCAGAAAGCAGAGCGTAAACCTAACGCCTGTAAAGACGAACAGGGCCGTCTGCGTGTAGGCGCGGCAGTGGGCGCTGGCGCGGGCAACGAAGAGCGTATTGACGCGCTGGTTGCTGCGGGCGTTGACGTGCTGCTAATCGACTCCTCTCACGGTCATTCTGAAGGCGTGCTGCAACGCATCCGTGAAACTCGTGCAAAATACCCGGATCTGCAAATCATCGGCGGTAACGTGGCTACTGCGGCAGGCGCTCGTGCGCTGGCGGAAGCGGGCGTGAGCGCGGTAAAAGTGGGTATCGGCCCGGGTTCCATTTGTACCACCCGTATCGTTACCGGCGTAGGCGTGCCGCAGATCACCGCCGTGGCTGACGCTGTCGAGGCGCTGGAAGGCACCGGCATTCCGGTTATCGCTGATGGCGGCATCCGTTTCTCCGGCGATATTGCGAAGGCCATTGCCGCTGGCGCGAGCGCCGTGATGGTAGGCTCCATGCTGGCAGGCACCGAAGAATCACCGGGTGAAATCGAGCTCTATCAGGGCCGTTCTTATAAATCCTACCGTGGTATGGGCTCGCTGGGCGCCATGTCCAAAGGCTCTTCCGACCGTTACTTCCAGACCGACAACGCTGCCGACAAACTGGTGCCGGAAGGTATCGAAGGCCGTGTGGCGTATAAGGGCCGCCTGAAAGAGATTATCCATCAGCAGATGGGCGGCCTGCGTTCCTGTATGGGCCTGACCGGCTGTGGTACTATCGACGCGCTGCGTACCAAAGCAGAGTTTGTACGCATCAGCGGTGCGGGTATTCAGGAAAGTCACGTACACGACGTGACGATCACCAAAGAGTCCCCTAACTACCGTATGGGCTCCTGATTTTCTTCGCCCGACCTTGTGTCGGGCGATTTATTTAATCTGTTTCACTTGCCTCGGACTAAGCGTCAATGACAGACAATATTCATCAACATCGCATTCTCATCCTTGATTTCGGTTCT includes:
- the engA gene encoding GTP-binding protein EngA; the encoded protein is MVPVVALVGRPNVGKSTLFNRLTRTRDALVADFPGLTRDRKYGRAEVEGREFICIDTGGIDGTEDGVETRMAAQSLLAIEEADVVLFMVDARAGLMPADTAIAKHLRSREKPTFLVANKTDGLDPDQAVVDFYSLGLGEIHPIAASHGRGVTSLLEHVLMPWMDEVNPPEEVDEDAEYWAQFEGQEEGEEEEEDTFNPQDLPIKLAIVGRPNVGKSTLTNRILGEERVVVYDMPGTTRDSIYIPMERDEREYVLIDTAGVRKRGKITDAVEKFSVIKTLQAIEDANVVMLVIDAREGISDQDLSLLGFILNSGRSLVIVVNKWDGLSQEVKDQVKETLDFRLGFIDFARVHFISALHGSGVGNLFESVREAYDSSTRRVSTAMLTRIMNMAAEDHQPPLVRGRRVKLKYAHAGGYNPPIVVIHGNQVKDLPDSYKRYLMNYFRKSLDVMGTPIRIQFKEGDNPFANKRNTLTPNQMRKRKRLIKHIKKGK
- the yfgJ gene encoding protein; translation: MEIQCPHCQQPVEVNATVARCEHCQQDITLEARCPDCHQPLQVLKACGAVDYFCQNGHGLISKKRVEFVPQ
- the xseA gene encoding exodeoxyribonuclease 7 large subunit, translated to MSLSQSSAIYTVSRLNQTVRMLLEQQMGQVWISGEISNFTQPASGHWYFTLKDDGAQVRCAMFRNSNRRVTFRPQHGQQVLVRANITLYEPRGDYQIIVESMQPAGVGLLQQQFEQLKQKLSLEGLFDAQHKQPLPSPAHQIGVITSKTGAALHDILHVLQRRDPSLPVVIYPTAVQGDDAPAQIVRAIQLANQRAECDVLIVGRGGGSLEDLWSFNDERVARAIFASRIPIVSAVGHETDVTIADFIADLRAPTPSAAAEVVSRNQQELLRQIQGQQQRLEMAMDYFFANLQQRFTRLHHRLQQQHPQLRLARQQTTLDRLHQRLNHAVENRLRLATQQQQRVTQRLNQQQPQGRIHRAQTRIQQLEYRLSQLITARLGRYPATLRYGDCAT
- the guaB_1 gene encoding inosine 5'-monophosphate dehydrogenase, with the translated sequence MLDANGYALYNAAAIFYLFSFTQVEILPMLRIAKEALTFDDVLLVPAHSTVLPNTADLSTQLTKTIRLNIPMLSAAMDTVTEARLAIALAQEGGLGFIHKNMSIERQAEEVKRVKKHESGVVTDPQTVLPTTTLREVKELTERNGFAGYPVVTADNELVGIITGRDVRFVTDLSQPVSVYMTPKERLVTVREGESRDVVFAKMHEKTR
- the guaB_2 gene encoding inosine 5'-monophosphate dehydrogenase, producing MFSQKCTKKRVEKALVVDGSFHLLGMITVKDFQKAERKPNACKDEQGRLRVGAAVGAGAGNEERIDALVAAGVDVLLIDSSHGHSEGVLQRIRETRAKYPDLQIIGGNVATAAGARALAEAGVSAVKVGIGPGSICTTRIVTGVGVPQITAVADAVEALEGTGIPVIADGGIRFSGDIAKAIAAGASAVMVGSMLAGTEESPGEIELYQGRSYKSYRGMGSLGAMSKGSSDRYFQTDNAADKLVPEGIEGRVAYKGRLKEIIHQQMGGLRSCMGLTGCGTIDALRTKAEFVRISGAGIQESHVHDVTITKESPNYRMGS